In Plutella xylostella chromosome 27, ilPluXylo3.1, whole genome shotgun sequence, one genomic interval encodes:
- the LOC105381281 gene encoding calponin homology domain-containing protein DDB_G0272472 — translation MSRGYSGRLTGSGFQNIDLPAPPGTSSNTNSPIPSPYTYSNSPQPESSNSTPDQSTPRLQISSKGVENAKKRLRAFSIQKKPPLTPSALPKITSGTGSTVLIGKLCSAKVSSKPPPEVEEQRKLLKPPKPGGNKVESYTEVKKKTVQEIEDMKRKMEMIELGIPLGLICPPERSETAMPTKAMPPIKSFLEPEKVDEIIREAKKARAEGKEFKFDYHKLLPGYDNPFQKKPKEPEGKTPAKKENKHFDRPRHLSKLDKLNIRDMARGKSRYNSRRSSEHRKSDRESKEDRDRERHKGRDKDRSKERDKDRDKSKEISKEKDDKVDPHEEKLADKSDKDPKETPVDLKDFVVCDSWSLDNEDKTSSPQVEEKSQVDEKSQVDEKSQLAETIQKVENAKNKIENVFKDPMEQLRESLGKTKQKVEEIEEKPVKIEKLQPVIDSFTYEIDPDDEEVLDIFDESIDIEKFAESEKSKRLKKVKDIDQDSLSQSSKDMSMDNMGEDFLESVIREIKQESMSDDDNMSISNDKGLVEYDLSPDKEKNEATRSFSNAEDSIASGTVTPEMKEDCSSQRSQYSDSGFRSTESFKSTESGYKSTESAYKSSESFKSTESGYKSTESSYKSTESVYKSTEGVDEFRLDGEREVAESMTERMAKSTIDSLETWSFVLKICQPLLFRHDKNKCYKETATSPKLWFAASPKRCGCVRDRAVVYQELDTCKMGLVDRVYGCDQIADYPETNKRGWYPTFAECLTETKPVQLSNEWDIESASKTEEKLASEEKSAAQEKIANREKSANQEKSVSERVTQERVQKASHNTPKGKQKSSAEQDELAAKHEDLTLDIEYQKFMNLVWPEVSDRKDEGTTPDRETQKETPDRREEKKKKRSERWSQETDEAEVEKKSSSKKMKLMKADKEKSRKRKRSCSTISEASEGDADKKSKKKLSKKKLEKKNKAKEEKRRKLEKKYLKKLKEKQKKKAKKQKTEKIHVESDEEMIEEKPKKPSKKKQKKLKKKEQKKKKPDSSSSSTSSSSDSSSDSDTESEKENKKKKKKKAEEKSKKKKKDKKRKRKRSTSESSDQEFDENILNNIKTEKVEDEKAHKKLEEIQDFSPRRQLKIQPEIINMKELQNDFEISNMRIKLEKIEVPMPAAETSEEYVDTPIAEPPTREEKDELIQAAEQQAQIQSEPEKEPDADPEQTIPLPEESSQASSQESTVSLGNKDEKYEKDESHLRPSSQNSNYSFNDVISASQSGFYPKMDDNEPNEYQNYEMYEQMAMEYQSGVASQPPSQPSPITSRIETVVSRARGEIKCDWRAGDSAPPPGRPSRWGLKPSDVNIVLTSPTESVYRIRSVLDPAPDDSAACYDEAYADMYGASDRLQYGDCFDRPAPAAVDTRSALDKRIDRALRDSVLGEVAKENDPSEQEKANRLQTTVPDAPRAGKRVSFADGYKPGQDSDTEEPPVKKRRRARRLGTAWPCPAEHPDHVPLWDALPPPPPPPGSPPPRRAPPLLLPSVRQEGGLGPPPHHFHGKFDPSSLPGLMPPEPPPLMRLPL, via the exons ATGTCTCGAGGATACTCTGGGCGCCTCACCGGCTCGGGGTTCCAAAATATTGACCTCCCAGCGCCGCCGGGGACCAGCTCCAACACCAACTCG CCAATACCCAGCCCATATACATACAGCAACTCCCCGCAGCCTGAATCTAGCAACTCTACACCGGACCAGTCCACCCCGAGGCTGCAAATATCATCTAAGGGAGTGGAGAATGCCAAGAAGCGGCTGAGAGCATTCTCTATACAGAAGAAGCCTCCGCTCACACCATCTGCATTGCCTAAGATTACTTCTGGGACAG GCAGCACGGTGCTGATCGGCAAGCTATGCAGCGCGAAGGTATCCTCAAAGCCGCCGCCCGAGGTGGAGGAGCAGAGGAAGCTGCTGAAGCCACCCAAGCCCGGCGGCAACAAAG TGGAATCATACACAGAGGTAAAGAAGAAGACGGTCCAAGAGATAGAAGACATGAAACGAAAAATGGAGATGATCGAGCTGGGCATCCCTCTCGGGCTCATCTGTCCCCCGGAGCGGAGCGAGACAGCCATGCCCACTAAGGCTATGCCACCGATTAAGTCTTTTCTGG AACCCGAAAAGGTCGACGAAATAATCCGAGAAGCTAAAAAGGCGAGAGCGGAAGGCaaagaatttaaatttgaCTACCACAAACTACTGCCAGGGTACGACAACCCGTTCCAGAAGAAACCTAAAGAACCAGAAGGAAAAACACCCgccaaaaaagaaaacaaacattttgatAGACCCCGTCATTTATCTAAATtagataaattaaatatacgtGACATGGCTAGAGGTAAATCCAGGTACAACTCCAGAAGAAGTTCCGAACACAGAAAGTCTGACAGAGAAAGTAAGGAAGACAGAGACAGGGAGAGACACAAAGGACGAGACAAAGATAGAAGTAAGGAGAGAGACAAAGATAGGGATAAAAGTAAAGAAATTAGCAAAGAGAAAGACGATAAAGTTGATCCTCATGAGGAAAAGCTAGCAGACAAATCTGATAAAGACCCTAAAGAAACGCCAGTCGATCTGAAAGATTTTGTAGTCTGCGATTCCTGGTCTCTAGACAACGAGGACAAAACATCCAGCCCTCAGGTAGAAGAAAAGTCCCAGGTGGACGAAAAGTCGCAGGTGGACGAAAAGTCCCAACTCGCAGAAACAATACAAAAGGTGGAAaatgctaaaaataaaatagagaATGTATTCAAAGACCCCATGGAACAGCTCAGGGAGAGTCTCGGCAAAACCAAACAGAAAGTAGAGGAGATTGAAGAAAAACCTGTCAAAATTGAGAAACTTCAACCTGTGATAGACTCTTTCACATACGAAATAgaccctgatgatgaagaagtACTGGACATTTTCGATGAATCGATCGATATAGAGAAGTTTGCTGAATCAGAAAAGTCCAAAAGGCTTAAGAAAGTCAAAGACATTGATCAAGATTCTTTGTCGCAATCATCCAAAGACATGTCAATGGACAATATGGGAGAAGACTTCTTAGAGTCAGTAATAAGGGAGATAAAACAAGAATCCATGTCAGATGATGACAATATGTCCATATCCAACGACAAAGGCTTAGTCGAATACGATCTATCACCAGACAAAGAGAAAAACGAAGCAACCAGATCATTTTCCAACGCAGAGGACTCCATAGCATCCGGCACAGTGACTCCAGAAATGAAGGAAGACTGCTCAAGTCAGCGGAGTCAGTACTCCGACTCAGGGTTCAGGTCAACAGAGAGTTTCAAGTCGACAGAGAGTGGTTACAAGTCGACTGAGAGTGCTTACAAGTCATCAGAGAGCTTCAAGTCCACAGAGAGTGGTTACAAGTCAACGGAGAGCAGTTACAAGTCAACGGAGAGTGTTTACAAGTCCACGGAGGGTGTGGACGAGTTCAGGCTGGACGGGGAGAGGGAGGTAGCAGAATCCATGACGGAGCGCATGGCCAAGTCCACCATCGACTCGCTGGAGACGTGGAGCTTCGTGCTGAAGATCTGCCAGCCGCTGCTGTTCCGGCATGACAAGAACAAGTGCTACAA AGAAACGGCGACCTCCCCCAAACTCTGGTTCGCTGCGAGTCCGAAGCGCTGCGGCTGCGTGCGAGACCGCGCCGTGGTGTACCAGGAGCTGGACACGTGCAAGATGGGGCTCGTGGACAGGGTCTACGGATGCGACCA GATCGCCGACTACCCGGAGACAAACAAACGCGGCTGGTATCCGACATTCGCCGAATGCTTGACCGAAACAAAACCAGTGCAGCTATCCAACGAGTGGGACATCGAAAGCGCGTCTAAAACCGAAGAGAAGTTAGCTTCAGAAGAAAAATCGGCCGCTCAAGAGAAGATTGCAAACCGGGAGAAATCGGCCAATCAAGAGAAGTCAGTGTCAGAACGGGTGACTCAAGAAAGAGTTCAAAAGGCGAGCCACAATACGCCGAAAGGCAAACAGAAGTCTTCGGCCGAGCAAGATGAATTGGCGGCCAAGCACGAAGACTTGACTTTAGATATAGAGTATCAGAA GTTCATGAACCTAGTCTGGCCGGAAGTATCCGACCGCAAAGACGAAGGTACCACGCCCGACAGAGAGACACAGAAGGAGACCCCGGACAGGAGAGaagagaagaagaagaagcgcTCGGAGCGGTGGAGCCAGGAGACCGATGAGGCTGAGGTGGAGAAGAAGAg CAGCAGTAAGAAAATGAAGCTAATGAAGGCTGACAAGGAGAAGAGCAGGAAGCGGAAGCGATCGTGCTCCACCATCTCGGAGGCTTCGGAGGGAGATGCCGACAAGAAGTCCAAGAAGAAACTGTCCAAGAAAAAG ctggaaaagaaaaacaagGCTAAAGAGGAAAAACGTCGCAAATTAGAGAAGAAATACTTGAAGAAACTCAAGGAGAAGCAGAAGAAGAAAGCCAAGAAACAAAAGACTGAGAAAATACACGTCGAGTCCGACGAAGAGATGATTGAGG AGAAACCCAAGAAGCCGAGCAAGAAGAAGCAGAAGAAACTGAAAAAGAAGGaacagaagaagaagaaaccAGACTCTTCCAGCAGTTCCACATCCAGCTCCAGTGACTCTTCCAGCGACTCCGACACCGAGTCCGAGAAGGAGaacaagaaaaagaagaagaagaaagcaGAAGAGAAAagcaagaagaagaagaaagacaAAAAGAGAAAGCGAAAGCGCTCCACTTCAGAATCTTCAGACCAAGAATTCGACGAGAACATTCTAAACAACATAAAGACAGAAAAAGTTGAAGACGAGAAAGCGCATAAAAAACTCGAGGAGATCCAAGACTTTTCGCCTAGAAGGCAGCTGAAAATTCAACCGGAGATTATCAACATGAAAGAGTTACAGAATGACTTCGAGATCAGCAATATGCGTATTAAGCTGGAGAAGATAGAAGTCCCGATGCCAGCGGCTGAGACTAGTGAAGAATATGTGGATACTCCTATTGCTGAGCCGCCTACTAGAGAGGAGAAAGATGAATTGATACAGGCGgct GAACAACAGGCCCAAATCCAATCAGAACCAGAAAAAGAACCAGATGCAGACCCCGAACAAACAATACCACTGCCAGAGGAATCCTCGCAAGCCTCCTCGCAAGAATCGACCGTAAGCCTCGGCAATAAGGACGAAAAATACGAGAAAGACGAAAGCCACTTACGACCGTCTTCACAGAATTCAAATTACAGCTTCAATGACGTCATCAGTGCGAGTCAAAGCGGGTTCTATCCGAAGATGGACGACAATGAACCTAATGAGTACCAGAACTATGAGATGTATGAACAGATGGCTATGGAGTACCAGAGCGGGGTTGCTAGTCAG CCCCCGTCGCAGCCGTCCCCCATCACGTCCCGCATAGAGACGGTGGTGTCTCGCGCGCGCGGCGAGATCAAGTGCGActggcgcgcgggcgactccgcgccgccgcccggccgGCCCTCGCGCTGGG GTCTGAAGCCCAGCGACGTGAACATCGTGCTGACGAGCCCCACCGAGTCCGTGTACCGCATCCGCAGCGTGCTGGACCCCGCGCCCGACGACAGCGCCGCCTG CTACGATGAAGCATACGCGGACATGTACGGCGCATCGGACCGGCTGCAATACGGGGACTGCTTCGACCGGCCGGCGCCCGCTGCCGTGGACACTCGGAGTGCGCTGGACAAGAGGATAGACCGCGCGCTGAGGGACTCCG TTCTCGGTGAAGTGGCGAAGGAAAATGACCCCTCTGAACAAGAGAAAGCCAACAGATTGCAGACCAC TGTCCCGGACGCGCCCCGCGCGGGCAAGCGGGTGAGCTTCGCGGACGGGTACAAGCCGGGACAGGACTCCGATACAGAAGAACCGCCGGTTAAGAAG CGtcggcgcgcccgccgcctcGGCACCGCGTGGCCGTGCCCGGCGGAGCACCCCGACCACGTCCCtctgtgggacgccctcccgcccccgcccccgccccccgggtcgccgcccccgcgccgcgcgcccccCCTGCTGTTGCCCAGTGTGAGGCAGGAGGGCGGGCTGGGGCCGCCGCCGCATCACTTTCATGGGAAGTTTG ACCCGTCGTCGCTGCCGGGGCTGATGCCGCCCGAGCCTCCGCCGCTCATGCGCCTGCCCTTGTGA